A portion of the Candidatus Tumulicola sp. genome contains these proteins:
- a CDS encoding Crp/Fnr family transcriptional regulator produces MRVRDILYPVDEPLSHVYFPQGAVLSVLTVMQSGAAVEIGTFGLEGLSGAQLILGGDRAPSQMICQIPGESLRMPVDRFLRHLKTARTFQRIVRRYTEALFNFMGQSIACNRLHTVDERCARWLLMSHDRVGGDQFDLTQEFLAIMLGVHRPGVSIAAASLQQAGFIKYIRGHVEIRDRKGLESAACECYQITADQFTHSLRAAVNGDDPVQFLAY; encoded by the coding sequence TTGCGCGTCCGCGACATTTTATATCCGGTCGACGAGCCTCTGTCGCACGTGTACTTTCCGCAAGGGGCGGTGCTTTCTGTACTCACGGTCATGCAAAGCGGGGCGGCCGTTGAGATTGGCACGTTCGGGCTGGAAGGGCTCTCCGGCGCGCAGTTGATTCTTGGAGGCGATCGCGCACCGAGCCAAATGATCTGTCAAATTCCAGGCGAGTCGTTACGCATGCCCGTCGACCGGTTCTTGCGGCACCTCAAGACGGCCAGAACGTTCCAGCGCATCGTCCGCAGGTACACCGAAGCGCTGTTTAATTTTATGGGCCAATCGATCGCTTGCAATCGCTTGCATACGGTCGACGAACGTTGTGCCCGCTGGCTCCTCATGTCGCACGATCGCGTCGGCGGAGATCAGTTCGACCTCACGCAGGAGTTTCTGGCCATTATGCTTGGCGTGCATCGGCCGGGGGTAAGCATTGCCGCAGCTTCGCTACAACAGGCGGGCTTCATCAAATATATCCGAGGGCATGTGGAAATTCGCGATCGTAAAGGGCTGGAGTCGGCCGCGTGCGAGTGCTACCAGATCACGGCGGATCAGTTTACCCACAGTCTCCGCGCGGCCGTAAACGGCGACGATCCGGTGCAGTTCTTGGCCTACTAG